A single Nicotiana tabacum cultivar K326 chromosome 5, ASM71507v2, whole genome shotgun sequence DNA region contains:
- the LOC107803516 gene encoding brassinosteroid-responsive RING protein 1-like, producing the protein MGFPLGYTELYLPKLLLHVIIILGFIKELICTLFKLLGLEDFLEPEFSYPTRPESCSEPRFHSLSAALIREILPVVKYSEIMDPPENCAVCLYEFELDDEIRRLRNCQHVFHRSCVDRWMDHDQMTCPLCRAVFVPDDMMEDFNEKLWLASGVSDFYDEYSSIAAGL; encoded by the coding sequence ATGGGTTTTCCACTAGGCTACACTGAACTTTATCTTCCTAAATTACTCCTTCACGTTATTATAATTTTGGGTTTCATTAAAGAACTCATTTGCACACTATTTAAGCTTTTGGGCCTCGAGGATTTTCTCGAGCCCGAATTTTCATACCCGACCCGACCCGAATCATGTTCGGAGCCCCGGTTTCACTCATTGTCGGCGGCGTTGATAAGGGAGATATTACCGGTGGTGAAGTACTCGGAGATAATGGACCCGCCGGAGAACTGTGCGGTGTGTTTGTACGAGTTCGAGTTGGACGATGAGATCAGACGGCTGAGGAATTGTCAGCATGTGTTTCATCGGAGCTGTGTGGACCGTTGGATGGATCATGATCAGATGACGTGTCCGCTTTGTAGAGCAGTTTTTGTACCAGATGATATGATGGAGGATTTTAATGAGAAGTTGTGGTTGGCTTCTGGAGTTTCTGATTTTTATGACGAGTATTCATCTATTGCTGCTGGTTTGTAG